From the genome of Hathewaya histolytica, one region includes:
- a CDS encoding ABC transporter ATP-binding protein, with the protein MRVRVEGLTKRYTNINAVDNLSLDIKDGEFVSILGPSGCGKSTLLYMLTGIIEPTEGDIYFDHNRINDVLVEKRNIGLVFQNYSLYPHLTVRDNLMFPLRMNKVDKSLAMEKVNEISKILRIKDLLNRKPKELSGGQQQRVAIGRAIIKSPSLLLMDEPFSNLDEALRIEMREEIKNIQARFKITTLFVTHDQEEALSISDRVLLMDKGKLVQYSTARELYEYPNSVYTASFIGRPKINMVPMDNIHNMSIDLNEVNKNQDFVFIGIRPEDVSIGYEGVKTTSKIIRRISRDKFDEVQCESGSIKGIIKSILPLGKDTYISLKIDDQDLRAIVTGHCNFAVGEEVHINFNRIYVFKE; encoded by the coding sequence ATGAGAGTCAGAGTTGAGGGACTTACAAAGCGGTATACTAATATTAATGCTGTAGATAATTTAAGTTTAGATATAAAAGATGGGGAATTTGTTTCTATACTAGGCCCTAGTGGATGTGGGAAAAGTACTTTATTATATATGCTTACAGGAATTATAGAACCTACGGAAGGGGACATATATTTTGATCATAATAGAATAAATGATGTACTTGTAGAGAAGAGAAATATAGGATTAGTTTTTCAGAATTATTCACTGTATCCTCATTTAACTGTTAGGGATAACTTAATGTTTCCACTAAGGATGAATAAAGTAGATAAGAGTTTAGCTATGGAAAAGGTAAATGAAATAAGTAAAATACTTAGGATAAAAGATTTACTAAACAGAAAACCTAAGGAGCTTTCAGGTGGACAACAGCAAAGGGTTGCTATAGGACGAGCTATTATTAAAAGTCCTAGTTTACTACTTATGGATGAACCTTTCTCTAATTTAGATGAAGCTCTTCGCATTGAAATGAGAGAAGAGATAAAAAATATTCAAGCTAGATTTAAAATAACTACATTATTTGTTACACACGATCAGGAAGAGGCATTATCTATATCAGATAGAGTACTTTTAATGGATAAAGGTAAATTAGTGCAGTATTCAACTGCGAGAGAGTTATATGAGTATCCTAATTCAGTTTATACTGCAAGTTTTATAGGTAGGCCTAAGATAAATATGGTGCCTATGGATAACATACATAATATGAGTATTGATTTAAATGAAGTTAATAAGAACCAAGACTTTGTATTTATTGGGATAAGACCGGAAGATGTGAGCATAGGATATGAGGGCGTAAAAACTACTTCGAAAATAATAAGGCGAATTAGTAGAGATAAATTCGATGAAGTTCAATGTGAGTCTGGGAGCATAAAAGGGATTATTAAGAGCATACTTCCACTAGGGAAGGATACATATATTAGTCTAAAAATTGATGATCAAGATTTAAGAGCTATTGTAACAGGTCATTGTAACTTTGCTGTGGGAGAAGAAGTTCATATAAATTTTAATAGAATTTATGTGTTTAAGGAGTAA
- a CDS encoding carbohydrate ABC transporter permease, with the protein MNNKKGYLYLLPSLIIILVFQLYPVIKVLFMSFYTKFDYIKDVVYKRGLDNYKYVLSDKNFYLALKNTFTYVLISVPLTICIALFIASLLNSNIKFKNFFRSVYFLPFVTSTIAISVGWRWIFHSDQGLFNIVLNSIGISSKEFLKDSNYTMPLLVLLNIWKNLGYNVIIILAGMQSIDERYYYAARIDRATKWQIFKSITLPLLSPIILFLSITSIIRGFKLFDSIFILYDKTPGPLNSAMTIVFYIFDKFYLNWQFAVAAAASFVLFIIILIFTLIQFKVSKKFDY; encoded by the coding sequence ATGAATAATAAAAAAGGATATTTATACTTATTACCTAGCTTAATAATAATTCTTGTATTTCAACTCTACCCAGTGATAAAAGTTCTATTTATGAGTTTTTACACAAAGTTTGATTATATTAAGGATGTAGTCTATAAGAGAGGACTAGATAATTATAAATACGTTCTATCAGATAAAAACTTCTATCTAGCTCTAAAAAATACATTTACATATGTTTTAATATCAGTGCCATTAACTATATGCATTGCTTTATTTATAGCATCTTTATTAAATAGTAATATAAAGTTTAAAAATTTCTTTAGAAGTGTTTATTTCCTTCCTTTTGTTACAAGCACCATAGCTATAAGTGTTGGATGGAGATGGATTTTTCATAGTGATCAAGGACTTTTTAATATAGTACTTAATTCTATAGGGATTAGCTCAAAGGAATTTTTAAAAGACAGTAATTACACAATGCCTCTTTTGGTTTTATTAAATATTTGGAAGAACCTTGGATACAATGTAATAATAATTCTTGCAGGGATGCAAAGTATAGATGAGAGGTATTACTATGCAGCTAGAATTGATAGAGCAACTAAATGGCAAATTTTTAAGAGTATCACTTTACCACTGTTGTCTCCAATAATATTATTTCTATCTATAACTTCTATAATACGAGGTTTTAAATTATTTGATTCTATATTTATCCTTTATGATAAAACGCCTGGACCGTTAAATAGTGCAATGACTATAGTTTTTTATATCTTTGATAAGTTTTATTTAAACTGGCAATTTGCAGTAGCTGCAGCTGCTTCTTTTGTTCTTTTTATAATAATACTAATTTTTACTTTAATACAATTTAAGGTTAGCAAGAAGTTTGATTACTAA
- a CDS encoding carbohydrate ABC transporter permease, whose protein sequence is MGKKNIENVIKYLILVIVFIFILTPFVWILLTALKSPQEVFSNPPVVIPKKLRWENFLEVLRLENFSRYALNSVFVTIGITLGELITTILAAFAFSHFDFRGKSLLFTLLIGTMMVPGEVLLIPNFVTLSKLKWINTYKALIIPWCTSISTIFFLRQYFLGIPKQLYYAAKVDNCSDFKYLIHVLIPMAKPAIVTTGILKVINSWNAFMWPLIMTNSEEMRTLPIVLSKFSSEVGMDYHILMAASLIIIAPMIILFILLSKQIINGVSNSCIKG, encoded by the coding sequence ATGGGGAAGAAAAATATTGAAAATGTAATTAAGTATTTAATTCTTGTAATAGTATTTATTTTTATACTTACTCCCTTTGTTTGGATACTTTTAACTGCACTAAAAAGCCCACAAGAAGTTTTTAGTAATCCACCAGTTGTAATACCGAAAAAGCTTAGATGGGAAAACTTCTTAGAAGTTTTAAGGCTAGAGAATTTTTCGAGATATGCACTTAATAGTGTATTTGTTACCATAGGCATAACCTTAGGGGAACTTATAACCACTATACTAGCAGCCTTTGCTTTTTCACATTTTGACTTTAGGGGGAAGAGCTTATTATTTACTTTACTTATTGGTACAATGATGGTTCCAGGAGAAGTTTTATTAATTCCTAACTTTGTTACTCTAAGTAAATTAAAGTGGATAAATACATATAAGGCTTTAATAATTCCATGGTGTACAAGCATATCAACCATATTTTTTTTAAGGCAGTATTTCTTAGGTATACCTAAACAACTTTATTATGCAGCAAAGGTGGATAATTGTAGTGATTTTAAATATCTAATACATGTACTAATTCCCATGGCAAAGCCAGCCATAGTAACTACTGGTATTTTAAAGGTTATAAATAGTTGGAATGCTTTTATGTGGCCACTTATAATGACTAATTCAGAGGAGATGAGGACACTTCCTATAGTATTATCTAAATTCTCTAGTGAAGTTGGTATGGATTATCACATACTAATGGCAGCATCCTTAATTATAATAGCACCCATGATAATTCTATTTATACTATTATCAAAACAGATAATAAATGGGGTTAGTAATTCTTGTATCAAAGGATAA
- a CDS encoding ABC transporter substrate-binding protein has translation MKKKFISVLLSAVMAVSMIGCGSSSGAKDSEKKEEAKTVEAKADIPSEIKNKVEIEFWHSMKGGNEESIKQITKDFEDKNPNIKIKLVNQGGYRDLFQKLMGAAKSNTLPAITQIYNNRLTWYMDKELVQDLKPYEKDKKHGMKDEEVKDIAEIFYKDGTFGDKQYSLPLNKSQMVMYYNEDMLKEKGVEVPKTWDELKEASKKLTVDKDKDGKPEVHGIAFENNISTDIGIWVRQAGGEVIDEDKDKINFDSAETKAAVNFISEMIKDKTATLAGEDKHSNNVFIKKRAAMCVASTSALPYIKKSFEGKWFVAPLPVDKVYAQLYYGTNIAMFNKGTPEQKLAAWLYMKHLINTENTTKFSMDTGYIPVRKSAIESEKYKEFLKKNQAKEVPLKTLDKGWTGSRGIGTIPALDVLGKELEQVFAGKKSVDEALKTAQQNGEKAMKEARSN, from the coding sequence ATGAAGAAAAAGTTTATTTCTGTATTACTTTCAGCAGTAATGGCAGTATCAATGATTGGGTGTGGAAGTTCTTCAGGAGCAAAGGACTCTGAAAAGAAGGAAGAGGCTAAAACTGTAGAAGCCAAGGCTGATATTCCATCAGAAATTAAGAATAAGGTCGAAATAGAATTTTGGCATTCTATGAAAGGTGGAAATGAAGAGAGCATAAAACAAATAACAAAGGACTTTGAAGATAAAAATCCAAATATTAAAATTAAGCTAGTTAACCAAGGCGGTTATAGGGATTTATTCCAAAAACTTATGGGAGCAGCTAAGAGTAATACATTACCAGCTATAACTCAAATATATAACAATAGGTTAACTTGGTATATGGATAAGGAACTTGTACAAGACTTAAAGCCTTATGAAAAAGATAAAAAACATGGAATGAAAGATGAAGAAGTTAAAGATATTGCAGAGATTTTTTATAAAGATGGTACTTTTGGTGATAAGCAATATTCATTACCTTTAAATAAAAGCCAAATGGTTATGTATTACAATGAGGATATGCTAAAAGAAAAAGGCGTGGAAGTACCTAAAACTTGGGATGAACTTAAAGAAGCTTCTAAAAAATTAACTGTAGATAAAGACAAGGATGGTAAACCAGAAGTTCATGGTATTGCCTTTGAAAATAATATTTCTACAGATATAGGTATATGGGTAAGACAAGCTGGTGGAGAAGTTATTGATGAAGATAAGGACAAAATCAATTTTGACTCAGCTGAAACTAAGGCAGCAGTTAACTTTATAAGTGAAATGATAAAAGATAAAACAGCTACTTTAGCTGGGGAAGATAAGCATTCAAATAATGTTTTCATTAAGAAAAGAGCAGCTATGTGTGTTGCTTCAACTTCAGCATTACCTTATATTAAAAAAAGTTTTGAAGGTAAGTGGTTCGTAGCTCCATTACCAGTAGATAAAGTCTATGCTCAATTATACTATGGAACTAACATAGCTATGTTCAACAAAGGAACTCCTGAACAAAAATTAGCAGCTTGGTTATATATGAAGCACCTTATAAATACTGAAAATACAACTAAATTCTCAATGGATACAGGATATATTCCAGTTAGAAAATCAGCTATTGAGAGCGAAAAATACAAAGAATTCTTAAAGAAAAATCAGGCAAAAGAAGTACCATTAAAAACTTTAGACAAAGGATGGACTGGTTCTAGAGGTATAGGAACTATTCCAGCATTAGATGTTTTAGGTAAAGAGCTTGAACAAGTATTTGCTGGTAAAAAATCAGTAGATGAAGCATTAAAAACTGCTCAACAAAATGGCGAAAAAGCAATGAAAGAAGCTAGAAGCAATTAG
- a CDS encoding CD3072 family TudS-related putative desulfidase, whose protein sequence is MDKSRKMCIVAHCFLNANSKVESPKCKYSSVFKRLIYELIERDYGIIQLPCPELMHYGMRRWGHAKEQFDNPFYRKTCRELLIPMVEQAKEYIQNGYVIDYIIGVNGSPSCGIDGTCKSKDYIGEISGIKNIENLTKSITYEKEYGVYMEELEKLLKEENLDIEFLGISEREIEKYDFNLIFK, encoded by the coding sequence ATGGATAAGAGTAGAAAAATGTGTATAGTCGCTCATTGTTTTTTAAATGCTAATTCAAAGGTTGAATCTCCAAAGTGTAAGTACAGTTCAGTATTTAAAAGACTAATTTATGAATTAATAGAAAGGGATTATGGAATAATCCAGTTGCCCTGTCCAGAACTTATGCATTATGGTATGAGAAGATGGGGACATGCGAAGGAACAATTTGATAATCCATTCTACAGAAAAACATGTAGGGAGTTATTAATTCCTATGGTAGAACAAGCTAAAGAATATATACAAAACGGATATGTTATAGATTATATAATAGGAGTAAATGGTAGTCCTAGTTGTGGTATTGATGGTACTTGTAAGTCTAAGGACTATATAGGAGAGATTTCTGGAATTAAAAATATAGAGAATCTAACTAAGTCCATAACATATGAAAAAGAGTACGGTGTGTACATGGAAGAGCTTGAAAAACTATTAAAGGAAGAAAATTTAGATATAGAGTTCTTAGGAATTAGTGAAAGAGAAATTGAAAAGTATGATTTTAATCTAATATTTAAATAA
- a CDS encoding ArsR/SmtB family transcription factor, with translation MDKEVRVLKALAHPIRLKIVKRLLNGELCVCKLNEDVEFTQSNLSQHLRILRDADILNARKEGMWTYYSIANKKVIELIEMVQNL, from the coding sequence ATGGATAAGGAAGTTAGGGTTTTAAAAGCATTAGCTCATCCTATAAGACTTAAAATAGTAAAGAGACTTTTAAATGGAGAGCTTTGTGTATGTAAGTTAAATGAAGATGTAGAGTTTACACAATCGAATTTGTCCCAACACCTTAGAATTTTAAGAGATGCAGATATATTAAATGCTAGAAAAGAAGGCATGTGGACATACTACAGTATTGCTAATAAAAAAGTAATAGAACTTATAGAAATGGTGCAAAACTTATAA
- the arsM gene encoding arsenite methyltransferase, with the protein MSETKKDKIRESVRNSYKKFALGNALFKKGGNCCGDNSRGVELNRSVNDITSNIGYSKEDIESVPDESNMGLGCGNPQLIANIKEGEVVLDLGSGGGFDCFLASKKVGRGGHVIGVDMTPEMISKSRLNASRNRYRNVEFRLGEIENLPVADNFVDVIISNCVINLSPSKQRVYNEAYRVLKGGGRLAISDVVLMRNLPKEVQNDEKLYCGUVTGASSVEELKIYLTKAGFKNIDIELKEVSREYAEKWGHGLKVGEYIMSGAIRAIK; encoded by the coding sequence ATGAGTGAAACAAAGAAAGATAAAATAAGAGAAAGTGTACGTAATAGTTATAAGAAATTTGCTTTAGGAAATGCTTTATTTAAAAAAGGTGGAAATTGTTGTGGTGATAATAGCAGAGGTGTTGAGTTAAACAGATCAGTTAATGATATTACAAGTAATATAGGGTATTCTAAAGAAGATATAGAATCTGTTCCGGACGAATCTAATATGGGGCTTGGATGCGGAAACCCTCAATTAATTGCAAATATAAAAGAGGGGGAAGTGGTTCTAGATTTAGGTAGTGGTGGTGGATTTGATTGCTTTTTAGCTTCTAAAAAAGTTGGAAGAGGTGGGCATGTTATTGGAGTAGATATGACACCAGAGATGATAAGTAAGTCTAGACTTAATGCATCGAGAAATAGATATAGAAATGTAGAATTTAGACTTGGAGAGATTGAGAATTTACCTGTAGCCGATAATTTTGTAGATGTTATAATATCAAACTGTGTTATAAATTTATCTCCTTCCAAACAAAGGGTGTACAATGAAGCATATCGTGTACTTAAGGGTGGAGGAAGACTTGCAATATCAGATGTAGTCTTAATGAGAAACCTGCCAAAAGAAGTACAAAATGATGAAAAGCTTTACTGTGGCTGAGTTACAGGAGCATCTTCAGTTGAAGAGCTTAAAATCTATTTAACCAAAGCAGGATTTAAAAATATAGATATAGAACTAAAAGAAGTTTCAAGAGAGTATGCAGAAAAATGGGGACATGGCTTAAAAGTAGGGGAGTATATAATGTCTGGTGCTATTAGGGCCATTAAATAA
- a CDS encoding DUF2314 domain-containing protein, whose translation MKKSHIFISVVLATAVLSGIIYFLNKDNNKTVPSNSCNMLYVDTYESKMMKAMEDARKSLPHFWEVFDNRKNKETEFILQIILTDGEENNYVWLDDIKRQGKKIYGKVANDDFKATFGKIDTNTNKIVPLKDGELIEFTEADIYDWGYTKNDKLYGHFGERVRLADTNNKRLLDKALKYMLSEKPY comes from the coding sequence ATGAAAAAATCTCATATCTTTATAAGTGTTGTGTTGGCAACTGCAGTTTTAAGTGGAATTATATATTTTCTAAATAAGGATAATAATAAAACTGTTCCTAGTAATTCTTGCAATATGCTATATGTAGATACATATGAAAGTAAAATGATGAAAGCTATGGAAGATGCTCGAAAATCTCTACCACACTTTTGGGAAGTATTCGATAATAGAAAAAACAAAGAAACAGAATTTATTTTACAAATCATACTTACTGACGGTGAAGAAAATAACTATGTTTGGTTAGATGATATTAAAAGGCAAGGTAAAAAGATATATGGAAAAGTTGCGAATGATGACTTTAAAGCAACCTTTGGAAAAATAGATACTAATACAAATAAAATAGTTCCATTAAAAGATGGAGAACTCATAGAATTTACTGAAGCCGATATATATGATTGGGGATACACAAAGAATGATAAACTTTATGGTCACTTTGGAGAACGTGTAAGGTTGGCTGATACAAATAATAAACGCTTATTAGATAAAGCTTTAAAATATATGTTATCTGAAAAACCTTATTAA
- a CDS encoding ABC transporter ATP-binding protein, translated as MDLEISKGDIVGLLGPNGAGKTTLIKCLCGLIAQDEGDIFIDKIRLEEKNLREHLKNIGAVLEGARNLYWNLTVLDNAYYLGALKGKDKKYIDEFIEKYRDSFGLSELLDRKINSLSLGQKQKVAIIISLIHRPKIIILDEPSNGLDIDSKTDLISILKDIKEEFNSTMLITSHDVDFIRRVVDKFIIINKGKKQDQFENDNLNVEDIEKIYKGFVN; from the coding sequence ATGGATTTAGAAATAAGTAAAGGGGATATAGTGGGCCTTCTTGGGCCTAATGGTGCAGGTAAGACAACTTTAATAAAATGTCTTTGCGGACTTATAGCTCAAGATGAAGGGGATATATTTATTGATAAAATTAGGCTAGAAGAAAAGAATTTAAGAGAGCACCTTAAAAATATAGGAGCAGTTCTTGAAGGTGCAAGGAACTTATATTGGAATTTAACTGTATTAGATAATGCTTATTATTTAGGAGCATTAAAGGGGAAGGATAAGAAATATATTGATGAGTTTATAGAAAAGTACAGAGATAGTTTTGGATTAAGTGAACTTCTTGATAGAAAGATAAATTCTCTTTCTTTAGGACAAAAGCAGAAAGTTGCTATTATTATATCTTTAATTCATAGACCTAAAATTATAATTTTGGACGAACCATCCAATGGTTTAGATATAGATTCGAAGACAGATTTAATAAGCATATTAAAGGACATAAAGGAAGAGTTTAATAGTACCATGCTTATAACTTCTCATGATGTAGATTTTATAAGGAGGGTAGTAGATAAATTTATCATAATAAATAAAGGAAAGAAACAAGATCAGTTTGAGAATGATAATCTTAATGTAGAGGATATAGAAAAAATATATAAGGGATTTGTAAATTAG
- a CDS encoding ABC transporter permease: MLYLNVMKAEVARGLKESFHYKVGFLTDILIFSLLYFYLIFSGSATYIGIYYENKGSARTLLLIGYIFWNFSISSINALSMEISAEAFKGTLEQKFMAIVPFPFLIGGKIISNFIIEFLEISLIIVLSILIAGVGITVNLKMVFSLILTLIGMYGIGLILGGVAIKEKKIGNLVFIINGALFLLCDTVTKTNFAQGLSKAVPLTTGIDIARKSALGLRISMSDWGMLLICSLTWIVIGVFVFNSFTRKAKKEGLLGNY; the protein is encoded by the coding sequence TTGTTATATTTAAATGTTATGAAGGCAGAGGTAGCAAGAGGTTTAAAGGAAAGTTTTCATTATAAGGTTGGATTTCTAACGGATATTTTGATTTTTTCTCTTCTTTATTTTTATCTTATATTTTCAGGTTCAGCAACTTATATAGGAATTTATTATGAAAATAAGGGAAGCGCAAGAACTCTTCTTTTAATAGGATATATATTTTGGAATTTTTCTATATCAAGTATTAATGCTTTAAGTATGGAAATAAGTGCAGAGGCTTTTAAAGGAACTCTAGAGCAAAAGTTCATGGCTATAGTACCTTTTCCGTTTTTAATAGGTGGAAAAATCATATCTAATTTTATTATAGAGTTTCTTGAAATAAGTTTAATAATAGTATTATCAATTTTAATTGCAGGAGTGGGAATTACGGTTAACTTAAAGATGGTATTTTCTTTAATTTTGACCTTAATCGGAATGTATGGTATAGGGCTTATTTTAGGCGGTGTTGCTATAAAGGAAAAGAAAATTGGTAATTTGGTTTTTATAATAAATGGAGCATTATTTCTTTTATGCGATACTGTAACTAAAACAAATTTTGCTCAAGGATTGTCAAAGGCAGTTCCACTTACTACAGGAATAGATATAGCTAGAAAATCTGCTCTTGGACTTAGGATATCCATGAGTGATTGGGGAATGCTTTTAATATGCTCACTTACTTGGATTGTAATAGGAGTTTTTGTGTTTAACTCTTTTACTAGAAAAGCAAAGAAGGAAGGACTTTTAGGTAATTATTAG
- a CDS encoding M42 family metallopeptidase has translation MQEKELLKELCTAHGPSGREHWIYPIIKNAFDPLCNEVRQGNLNNVYGVKKGNGKASIMLMAHADEVFMLVDKICDNGFLKFTTLGIDPKTLVSQEVLIHGSGKIDGIIGIKPPHLMNEEDRNGAIKAENLLIDTGKSKEELEKLVNIGDFITLKRDFYELLNNNMVCKATDDRASIVAMYSCAKELQNTNHDLDVYFVCSCQEEVGHRGARMATYDLNPTLGIAIDVTFDSGKMGIPEKENYLGKGPVVCIGSNIHPKFRKKLTDIAEEYGIPYQVEVEPGNTGTDAWDIQNIRSGVPTLLISIPQKYMHTTVEMVNMHDIKNTGRIIAKFIEKINDEELEDLLCF, from the coding sequence ATGCAGGAAAAAGAGTTATTAAAAGAATTATGCACGGCTCATGGTCCTAGTGGTAGAGAGCATTGGATTTATCCGATTATAAAGAATGCTTTTGATCCACTTTGCAATGAGGTGAGACAGGGCAATTTAAATAATGTTTATGGGGTTAAAAAGGGAAATGGTAAGGCTAGTATAATGCTTATGGCTCATGCTGATGAAGTATTTATGCTAGTTGATAAAATTTGTGATAATGGTTTTCTAAAATTCACTACTTTAGGTATAGACCCAAAAACTTTAGTATCTCAAGAAGTGTTAATTCATGGTTCAGGGAAGATAGATGGAATTATAGGAATCAAACCACCTCATTTAATGAATGAAGAAGATAGAAACGGAGCTATAAAAGCTGAAAATCTTTTAATTGATACAGGTAAAAGTAAAGAAGAGTTAGAGAAGCTTGTGAATATTGGCGATTTTATAACTTTAAAAAGAGATTTCTATGAACTTTTAAACAATAATATGGTATGTAAGGCAACAGATGATAGGGCAAGTATTGTTGCTATGTATAGTTGTGCAAAAGAACTTCAAAATACAAATCACGATTTAGATGTTTACTTTGTGTGTTCTTGCCAAGAGGAAGTTGGACATAGAGGTGCCAGAATGGCAACTTATGATTTAAATCCTACTCTAGGAATTGCTATAGACGTAACTTTTGATAGTGGTAAAATGGGTATTCCAGAGAAGGAGAACTATTTAGGTAAAGGTCCTGTTGTTTGTATTGGCTCTAATATTCATCCTAAATTCAGAAAGAAGCTTACAGATATTGCCGAAGAGTATGGAATTCCTTATCAGGTAGAAGTGGAACCAGGAAATACAGGGACAGACGCTTGGGATATTCAGAATATTAGAAGTGGCGTTCCAACTTTACTAATTTCTATACCTCAAAAGTATATGCATACCACTGTAGAGATGGTAAATATGCATGATATTAAAAATACAGGTAGAATCATAGCTAAATTTATAGAGAAAATAAATGATGAGGAATTGGAGGACTTATTATGCTTTTAG
- a CDS encoding M42 family metallopeptidase, with protein sequence MLLEKLCNAHGPVGYEGEVRNIIKEEIMPYVDEIKVDTMGNILVHKKGNGPKVLLDAHMDEVGFIITGYNDDGTLRFAPLGGVNAKVAPCKVLYIGDTKVVGVIGLKPIHLQSKEERTKALGYKDYCIDIGSNSKEETQKLISLGEYAVFSTEFSDFGEGLIKGKAFDDRVGCYVLIEALKETYNCDLYASFSVQEEIGDRGAFVSAYNVHPEIGLALEGTICADMPNIEEHLKATEIGKGPAISMMDKTSIFDFELTKSILKVAKENDIPHQRRKSSAGSNDAGAMVSSGDGARVATISVPCRYIHSSISVASKEDIDNTVKLVKNWLHILNSSEVKYKRKIGEICIG encoded by the coding sequence ATGCTTTTAGAAAAATTGTGTAATGCTCATGGTCCTGTTGGCTATGAGGGAGAAGTTAGAAATATTATAAAAGAAGAAATTATGCCTTATGTAGATGAAATAAAGGTAGATACTATGGGGAATATCCTTGTACATAAAAAGGGTAATGGACCAAAGGTCTTACTGGATGCTCATATGGATGAAGTGGGATTTATTATAACAGGATATAATGATGATGGAACTTTAAGATTCGCACCACTTGGAGGAGTTAATGCAAAAGTTGCTCCTTGTAAAGTTTTATATATTGGTGATACAAAGGTTGTTGGGGTAATAGGACTTAAACCTATTCATCTTCAAAGTAAAGAGGAGAGAACTAAAGCATTAGGTTACAAGGATTATTGCATTGATATTGGATCTAATTCTAAGGAAGAGACCCAAAAATTAATATCACTTGGAGAATATGCAGTGTTTTCTACGGAGTTTTCAGACTTTGGTGAAGGCCTTATAAAAGGAAAGGCTTTTGATGATAGGGTTGGATGTTATGTATTAATAGAAGCATTAAAAGAAACTTATAATTGTGACTTATATGCATCTTTTAGTGTTCAGGAGGAAATCGGAGATAGGGGAGCTTTTGTTTCTGCATACAATGTACATCCTGAAATTGGACTAGCTTTGGAAGGTACTATTTGTGCTGATATGCCAAATATAGAAGAGCATTTAAAGGCTACAGAAATAGGTAAAGGGCCTGCAATTTCTATGATGGATAAGACAAGTATTTTCGATTTTGAACTTACAAAGAGCATACTAAAAGTTGCAAAAGAAAATGATATACCTCATCAAAGGAGAAAATCTTCAGCAGGTTCCAATGATGCAGGTGCTATGGTATCCAGTGGTGACGGTGCTCGTGTTGCTACTATTTCTGTGCCATGTAGATATATTCATTCATCCATATCAGTTGCAAGTAAAGAGGACATTGATAACACTGTGAAACTAGTAAAAAATTGGTTACATATTTTAAATTCTTCAGAAGTTAAATATAAAAGAAAAATAGGGGAAATTTGTATAGGTTAA